One segment of Camelus ferus isolate YT-003-E chromosome 26, BCGSAC_Cfer_1.0, whole genome shotgun sequence DNA contains the following:
- the CASP3 gene encoding caspase-3 yields MENTENSVDSKSIKTLETNIFHGSKSMDSGLSLDNSYKMDYPEMGLCLIINIKNFHKSTGMACRSGTDVDAANLRETFTNLKYEVRNKNDLTCEEILKLMYNVSKEDHSKRSSFICVLLSHGEEGVIYGTDGAVDLKKLTSFFRGDSCRSLTGKPKLFIIQACRGTELDCGIETDSGVEDEMACQKIPVEADFLYAYSTAPGYYSWRNSKDGSWFIQSLCAMLKQYAHKLELMHILTRVNRKVAIEFESFSIDSAFHAKKQIPCIVSMLTKELYF; encoded by the exons ATGGAGAACACTGAAAACTCAGTGGATTCAAAATCCATTAAAACCTTGGAGAC AAATATCTTCCATGGAAGCAAATCAATGGACTCTGGACTATCCTTAGACAACAGTTATAAAATGGATTATCCTGAAATGGGTTTatgtttaataattaatattaagaaCTTTCATAAAAGTACTG GAATGGCATGTCGGTCTGGTACAGATGTAGATGCAGCAAACCTCAGGGAAACCTTCACGAACTTGAAATACgaagtcagaaataaaaatgatcttacatgtgaagaaattttgaaattaatgtaCAATG tttctaaagaAGATCATAGCAAAAGGAGCAGTTTCATTTGTGTGCTTCTAAGCCATGGTGAAGAAGGAGTGATTTATGGAACAGATGGGGCTGTTGATCTGAAAAAATTAACAAGCTTCTTCAGAGGGGACAGTTGTAGAAGCCTAACCGGAAAACCCAAACTTTTCATTATTCAG GCCTGCCGAGGCACAGAGCTGGACTGTGGGATTGAGACAGACAGTGGCGTTGAGGACGAAATGGCCTGTCAGAAAATACCCGTTGAGGCCGACTTCTTGTATGCATACTCCACGGCACCTG GTTACTATTCCTGGAGAAATTCAAAGGATGGATCCTGGTTCATCCAGTCCCTTTGTGCAATGCTGAAGCAGTACGCTCACAAACTCGAGCTGATGCACATTCTTACTCGGGTTAACCGAAAGGTGGCAATAGAATTCGAGTCTTTTTCCATTGACTCTGCTTTTcatgcaaagaaacagattcCATGTATTGTGTCCATGCTCACAAAAGaactatatttttaa